Proteins encoded by one window of Halichondria panicea chromosome 8, odHalPani1.1, whole genome shotgun sequence:
- the LOC135340563 gene encoding 110 kDa antigen-like, whose amino-acid sequence MLETIDSHEIRELRHMHWTQLRTHWTHAADTMDTSRHTGRSRHTGHSRHTGHSRHTEHSRHSQHSRHKDTVNTADTVNTADTKTQQTQQTCTARHSRHSGHSKTQRTQQTQRTQQDTADTADTADTAIHCGHRHSKTQQTTQRTQQTQQTQQTHWTQRTQQTQQTHWIQQTQRTQRTQRTQQTQQTQQDTADTADTADTDTDTADNTADTADTANTADTLDTANTADTADTGHSGHTDTLNTADTADTANTLSTLSTQ is encoded by the coding sequence cagaCACATGCACTGGACACAATTAAGGACACATTGGACACATGCAGCAGACACAATGGACACAAGCAGACACACTGGACGCAGCAGACACACtggacacagcagacacactggacacagcagacacactgaacacagcagacacagtcaacacagcagacacaagGACACAGtcaacacagcagacacagtcAACACAGCGGACACAaagacacagcagacacagcagacaTGCACAGCaagacacagcagacacagcggacacagcaagacacagcggacacagcagacacagcggacacagcaagacacagcggacacagcagacacagcggACACAGCAATACACTGCGGACACAGACACAGCAAGACACAGCAGACAACACAGcggacacagcagacacagcaaacacagcagacacacTGGACACAGcgaacacagcagacacagcagacacactggatacagcagacacagcggacacagcggacacagcggacacagcagacacagcagacacagcaagacacagcagacacagcggacacagcggacacagacacagacacagcagacaacacagcggacacagcagacacagcaaacacagcagacacacTGGACACAGcgaacacagcagacacagcagacactgGACACAGcggacacacagacacactgaacacagcggacacagcagacacagcgaACACACTGTCGACGTTGAGCACACAATGA